One window from the genome of Spartobacteria bacterium encodes:
- a CDS encoding glycosyltransferase, translated as DTGLFRPSESKPSGPPRIAFMPRKNKALADQIRRIFEERNPKTAVEWVPIHGLDRAGVAKALRSCHVFLVTGFPEGCPLPPLEAMACGCLCVGFTGFGGWDYMRQIENDWFAPHGYALRDVPWSGNGWWSADGDVLGAALGLESALDFPKRHIEYAKMLPQFSHLSQGVEVTACLMKYV; from the coding sequence TGATACCGGGCTGTTCCGCCCATCCGAGTCCAAGCCGTCCGGCCCTCCGCGCATCGCTTTCATGCCCCGCAAGAACAAAGCCCTGGCCGATCAGATCCGGCGTATTTTCGAGGAGCGAAATCCCAAGACGGCGGTGGAGTGGGTACCCATCCACGGGTTGGATCGCGCGGGCGTGGCCAAGGCCCTGCGGTCCTGCCATGTCTTTTTGGTCACGGGCTTTCCCGAGGGCTGCCCCCTGCCGCCGCTTGAGGCCATGGCCTGCGGTTGTCTGTGCGTGGGTTTCACCGGTTTTGGTGGTTGGGACTACATGCGCCAGATTGAAAATGATTGGTTTGCGCCGCATGGGTATGCGCTGCGCGACGTGCCCTGGAGCGGTAACGGCTGGTGGTCGGCGGACGGTGATGTTTTGGGGGCGGCGCTGGGGCTGGAATCGGCACTTGATTTTCCAAAAAGACATATTGAATACGCTAAAATGTTGCCGCAATTTTCTCATTTGTCTCAAGGGGTAGAGGTTACTGCTTGTTTAATGAAGTATGTTTAG